The Streptomyces sp. NBC_00483 genome contains the following window.
GCGTCGGCCGTGTCCGCGATGGAGCCGGAGCCCGACAAATGGATGCGGACGGTGTGCAGCAGACGGTCCGCCTCGGTGCGGGTGACACCGGGCCCGCGCAGTGCGCCCAGCACATCCGCGGCCAGGTCGCGGCCGAAGTCACCGGCGCGGTGGGCGAGGACGTCCAGCCAGCTGTCCTCCAGGAGGCGCGGCGAGCGCGTGTCGGCGGGCAGCACCTGCGCCGTCGCCACCGCGAGCACCGTGGCCCGCGGCACGGCGGCGAGCCCGGCCGCCTGCGGGGCCACCCCGCACGGCGAGTCCTGCAGCTGGTCCAGGACGTACGGGCGGGTGATCCGGCCGCTGAGCTGCACCACCAGGACCGCGTCCCCGCCGACCATCTGCTGCTGCACCGCCGCTCCCGCCCCGCGCAGTGTCAGACCCGCACGGTGCAGTCCTGGCCCGGCAGCCGCGGAGGACGCCGCGCACAGGAACCGGCCGTCGTCCGCGAGGCCCAGGGCGCGGCCCGCGTCGCGTACGACGGTCGGGTTGCGGCCCTCCGTCTCCAGGAGCCGGGCGAACCACATGCGCCGCTCGTCCTCCTCGCGGCGCCCCATCTCCAGGACCGTGCGCTGATACGCCGTCATGATGCCCGTGACATGCCGCTCGACCGCCTCCCACACGTGGTACGCAGAGCCCGCCAGATCGGCCATGTCCTCGGGTCGCGCCCGGTTCACGAGCGCCTGCCACACCACCCGGAAGTCGAGCCGCGCCGCCTCAAGCAGGGCGTCGAGCGGGACGCCCTGCCGGGCCCGCTCCTCGCCGACCCGCCGTGAGACGTCCGTGATGTGCGGTGGCACCGGGAGCCGCGCCACCGTGCGGAGCAGCAGCTCGAAGGCCTGCCAGGCCGAATCGCGGAACTGGACGTCCGGCACCTGGGTCGCGTACGAGGTGCGCAGCGGGCCGACCATCTCCAGCCAGTCGCCGATCAGGTCGTCCACATTGTCCAGGCACTGCCCGGCGAGTTCCGCGATGCGCGGCGAGGTCGGGGGCAGGCCGGAGCGGCCCTGACCTTCGGAATTGTGCATGTGACCAATTCTCGGTGGTGCGAGGGCGATGTTTCAACGTTGGTTTGGTGCCCGTAGCCAAGGATCCTGGTGCGATCCCTGGGCGGAGCGTCCGGGGCCCGCCGACCAGGAGGGCCATCCGACCGTGCACTTGACCCCTCGTGAACAGGAACGGCTCCAGCTGTTCACCGTCGCCGAACTCGCGCGCAGGCGCCGCGCCCGCGGCCGCCGCCTGAGCGCCCCCGAAGCGATCGCCCTGATCTGCGACGAGATCCTGGAGGCCGCCTGGGACGGGCTGAGCCTGGACGAGGTGATCGAGACGGCGGAGCGGGTGCTCACCGTCGACGACGTGCTGGACGGGGTCGCCGACATCGTGACGACCGTGCAGGTGGAGGCGCTGTTCCCGAGCGGCACGTCCCTGGTCGCCGTCGACCGGCCGATCGGTCCCGCCAGCGCCGAGGGGCCGGGCGCCGTGCGGACCGCCGAGACTCCCATCGAGATCAACGTGGGGCGGCCGCGCACCACCCTCACCATCCGCAACACCGGCGACCGCGTCGTCTACATCTCCTCGCACTACCCGCTGCACGAGGCCAATCAGGCGCTGGAACTCGACCGCGAGGCCGCCCGCGGACTGCGGCTCGACATCGCCGCCGGCACCGCCCTCGCCTTCGAACCCGGCGAGAAGCGCGAAGTCGTCGTCATCCCCGCCAGCCGCAAGACCCGTACGACCCAGGAGCGCGCATGACCAGCGTCGACCGCCGCACGTACCACGCCCTGTACGGGCCCACGACCGGCGACCGGATCCGGCTCGGCGACACCTGCCTGTGGGTGGAGGTCGAGGCCGACGACGGCACCCCCGGCGACGAACTCCTCGGCGGCTGCGGCAAGACGGTCCGCGACGGGCTCCTCGCCTCGCCGCGCTCGGACCGGGACTCCGCCCTCGACATGGTCGTCGCCGGGGTAGTCCTGATGGACCCGGTGCTCGGTGTGCGCAAGACCGACATCGGCATCAAGGACGGGCGGATCGTCGCCGTCGGCGGGGTCGGCAACCCGGACGTCATGGACGTCGAGTACGCCATCGACTCGCACACCTCCGTGGTGCCGGGGGAGGGGCTCATCGCCACACCCGGCGTCGTCGACAGCCACGTCCACCTGTCCTCGCCCGAGGTCGCGCCCGCCGCGCTGTCCGCCGGAGTCACCACGCTCGTCGGCATGGGGCTCGGCGGCGTCTGGGAGATCGGCTGCAACCCCACCCACAACCTGCACACCCTGATGAGCGCCTGGCAGGACACGCCGCTCAACATCGCCTTCCTGGCCCGCGGTTCGTCCAGCTCGCGGGCGCTGCTCGACGAGATCACCCTCGCCGGGGCCGGCGGCTTCAAGATCCACGAGGACTTCGGGGCGACCCCGCGCATCATCGACACCTGCCTGGACACCGCGGAGCAGGCCGACCTTCCGGTCGCGCTGCACACCGACTCCATGAACGAGTCGGGGTACTTGAGGGACACCCTCGGCGCCACCCGCGGCCGCACCGTGCACGCGTACCACGTGGAGGGCGGCGGCGGTCACCCCGACCTCCTGGAGATCCTCTCCGAGCCGAACATCCTGCCATCGTCGACGACACCCACCGTGCCGTACACCCCCAACACGGTCGGCGAGCTGTTCCCGATGACGATGACCGTGCACCGGCAGAACCACGCCTCCGCGAGCGACGTCGCCATCTCCAAGGGCCGGATCCGCGAGCACGCCATCGCCGCCGAGAACGCCCTGCACGACCTCGGCGCCATCTCCATCGTCAACTCCGACTCCATGGGCATGGGCCGGATCGCCGAGACCGTGCGCAGGACGTGGCAGCTCGCCCACGTCCAGGCGCTCGCGAACGGCGGCGGGGGAGTGGAACACCCCGACAACGCACGGGTGTTGCGCTACCTCGCGAAGATCACCCTCAACCCGGCGCTCGCGCACGGCCTCGCCCACGAGGTGGGCACCGTGCAGGCCGGGCGGATGGCGGACCTGGTGCTGTGGGACCCCAAGTGGTTCGGCAGCAAGCCCGAGTTGGTCATCAAGTCCGGATTCGTGGCGTGGGGCAACACGGGCTCGGGGTCGGGATCGACCCGACTGACCCAACCGCGTTCCTACAAGCCCTACTTCGGATCCCTTGGCGCCGCGCCCGCCCGGCTCGCCAAGGTCTTCGTCGCCGAGGCCGCGCTCAACGACCGCGCCGCGCGGGCGGCCCTGCCGAGCGGACTCTCGTACGCACCGATCCGCGACAGCCGCGGCCTGACCCGCGCCGACATGCTGCACAACACGGCGACGCCACGGGTCGTGGTGCCGCGCGAACCCGCGCCGGTCCTCGTCGACGGGGTCGAGACGGGGACACCGGCCGCCACCGTGGTGCCGCTCGCGCAGCTGCACCACTTCGCCTGATCCCGAGGGGGCATCCGTCACATGCAGCTCGATCTGCTCGTCCGCAACGCCCACATCCGCACCCTCGACCCCGAACGGCCCACCGCCCAGGCGCTCGGCGTCCTGAACGGCGTCGTCGTCGGACTCGACGAGGACGTGGCCGGACTTCCCGCGCGCCGGACCCTCGACGCGGGCGGCGCCACCGTCGCCCCCGGCTTCAACGACGCGCACTGCCACACCGCCTGGTTCGGCCTGAACCTCACTCAACTCGACGTCTCCACGGCCCGCTCCGTCGAGGACGTGTACGCCGCCGTGGCCGCGCACGCAGAAGGGCTCGCCCCGGACGCCTGGGTGCTGGGCGCAGGCCTCGACCACAACAACTGCGGGGGCCACTGGCCGCACCGCGACGCCCTCGACCGCGCGGCGGGCGGTCGGCCCGTCTGGATCAAGCACACCTCGGGGCACGCCTGCGTCGTCAACACGCCCGTGCTGCACGCAGCCGGAGCGCTGGAGGACGGGTTCCGCGACCCGGACGGCGGAGTCGTCTCCCGCGACGAACACGGCCGCCCCGACGGCCTGTTGGAGGAGACCGCCCAGAGCCTCGCGCAGCGTCAGGTGCTGCCGTACCCGGTGGAGACCGTCGCCGACGCCGTCGACGCGGCGACCCGGCACTACCTCACCGAGGGTGTCACCAGCTTCACCGAGGCCGGGATCGGCGGCGGCTGGATCGGGCAGACGCCGGTCGAGCTGGCCGCGTACCAACTCGCCCGCGAGACCGGCCGATTGCACACCCGCGCCCAGCTGATGGCCGCCTCCGACGTGCTGCACCCGCTGACCGCGCACACCGACGACGACATCACCCTGGGGCTCGACCTCGGCATGCGCACCGGCTTCGGCGACGACACGCTCTCCCTCGGTCCGGTCAAGATCTTCCTGGACGGCTCGCTGCTCGGGAGGACGGCGGCCGTCACCGAGCCCTTCTGCGGCTGCCCCCACAACGAAGACCGGCCCACCGGCTACTTCCAGGGCGACGCCGGCTCCATGACCGACCTCGTCGTCGCCGCGCACCGCTCCGGCTGGACGGTGGCCGCGCACGCCATCGGCGACCGCGCCGTCGACCTGGCCCTCGACGCCTTCGCCCGCGCCCACAAGGAACGGCCCCGGCCTGGCGTCCGCCACCGTATCGAGCACGCCGGTGTCGTCCGCCCCGAGCAGCTCGCCCGCCTCGCCGAACTCGGCGTCGTGCCCGTCCCGCAGCACAACTTCCTGCACACCTTCGGCGACGCCATGGCCGCCGCACTCGGCCCCGAGCGCACCGCCTGGTCGTACCGCATGAAGTCCTTCACCGACCTCGGCCTGCCCGTCCCCGGCAGCTCCGACCGGCCCGTGGCGCCCGGCGCGCCGCTGCCCGCGATCCAGTCGATGGTCGTGCGCCTGACCGAAACAAAGGTGCCGTACGGTCCGGACGAAGGCGTTCCGGTCCTTGCCGCGCTGCGCGCCTGGACCGAGGGCTCCGCCCTCGCCACCGGCTTCGGCGGGCGCAAGGGGCGGCTCGCCCCCGGGTATCTGGCCGACCTCACCGTCCTGGACGGCGACCCCGTCCGCACGGACCCCGACCGCATCGGCGCGATCGGCGTCCTCGCCACCGTCGTGGGCGGCGACCCCGCCCACGACCCGCACAAGCTCACCCGCACTCCCGCACGCTCCGGTCCCCCTTCCGCTCCGGCCACCCAGGCCGCCCCTCCCCAGGAGACCCCGTGAGCACGACCACCAAGCCCCCGGTGAAGGACATCAGAAGGCTGTTGTTCGCCGCGTTCAGCGGCACCGCCCTGGAGTGGTACGACTACTTCCTCTACGGCACCGCCGCCGCGCTCGTCTTCAACAAGCTGTTCTTCACCGACATGAACGCGGCCGCGGGCACCCTCGCCTCCTTCGGCACCTTCGCCGTCGGCTTCGTCGCCCGGCCCATCGGCGCCGCGATCTTCGGCCACGTCGGCGACCGCTACGGGCGCAAGGTGTCCCTCATCATCACCGTCGTCATGATGGGCGCCACCACCGGCTGTATCGGCCTGCTGCCCACGTACGGCACCATCGGCATCTGGGCGCCGATCCTGCTCACCGTCCTCCGCTTCGTCCAGGGCATCTCCGTCGGCGGGGAGTGGTCGGGCGCGATGCTGCTCACGCTCGAGCACACCCCGAAGGAGAAGCACGGCAGCTACTCCTCCGTGCCCCAACTCGGCTCACCCGTTGGCACGTTGATGTCCAGCGGCGCCTTCGCCGTCGTCGGCATGCTGCCCGACGACGCCTTCTACTCCTGGGGCTGGCGGCTGCCGTTCCTCGCCGCGTTCCCGCTGCTCGGCTTCGCGCTCTACCTGCGCGTACGCATCGAGGAGTCCCCGGTCTTCCGTGCGATGCAGGAGGACGCGGAGCGCGAAGGGCCGCCGCCCGCGCCGCTCATCGAGGCGTTCCGCCGCACCTGGGGCCGCATGGTCGTCGGCGTCGGAGTCGCGCTCCTCGGTGTCGGCGGCTTCTTCCTCATGACCACGTTCATCATCAGCTACGGCACCGGCGAACTCGGCATCGACAAACAGACGATGCTCAACGCGACGGTGGTCGGCGCCCTCGTCGAGATCGTGGTCATCATCGCCGGCGGACGGCTCGCCGACCGCATCGGCTCGTGGAAGGTGTGTGCCATCGGCGCCGCCGTCACGATGGTGGCCGCGTTCCCCGCCTTCTGGCTCGTCGACACCAAGCAGACCCCGCTGGTGTACCTCGGTGTCGCACTCGGTATCGGCGCGCTCTCCATCCCGTACGGCCCGATCGGCGCGGTCGTCGCCTCGCTCTTCCCCGAGGAGTTCCGCTACAGCGCCGTCGCCATGTCGTACAACCTCGCCGGCGTCCTCGGGGGCTTCATCCCGCTCATCGCGGCCTCGGTCACCGGCGCCGCGGACGGCGCCTCGTGGGGCGCCGCACTGCTCCTCGTCGTCGTGGCCGCCTGCACCGTCGCCGGGGCCGTCGCGGCCGGCACGGTACTGCGCCGGCACGGCTCCCTTCCCTCCAGCGACACACTGAACGCAAAGGTTGCAGCATGACCGTGCATCACCCTGCCCGCACCGGCGGCCAGGTCCTCGTCGACCAGCTCCGGGCCCACGACGTCGACACCGTCTACGGCGTGCCCGGCGAGAGCTACCTCGCCGTCCTCGACGCCCTGTACGACGCGCCGGTCCGCATGGTGGTGTGCCGCCACGAAGGCGGCGCCGGGTACATGGCCGAGGCCTCCGGCAAGCTCACCGGGCGCCCCGGTGTGTGCTTCACGACGCGGGGGCCCGGCGCCACCAACGCACTGGTCGCCCTGCACACCGCCCACCAGGACGCCACTCCGCTGGTCCTCTTCGTCGGCCTGGTGCCGCGCGACCACACCCACCG
Protein-coding sequences here:
- a CDS encoding urease subunit alpha, giving the protein MTSVDRRTYHALYGPTTGDRIRLGDTCLWVEVEADDGTPGDELLGGCGKTVRDGLLASPRSDRDSALDMVVAGVVLMDPVLGVRKTDIGIKDGRIVAVGGVGNPDVMDVEYAIDSHTSVVPGEGLIATPGVVDSHVHLSSPEVAPAALSAGVTTLVGMGLGGVWEIGCNPTHNLHTLMSAWQDTPLNIAFLARGSSSSRALLDEITLAGAGGFKIHEDFGATPRIIDTCLDTAEQADLPVALHTDSMNESGYLRDTLGATRGRTVHAYHVEGGGGHPDLLEILSEPNILPSSTTPTVPYTPNTVGELFPMTMTVHRQNHASASDVAISKGRIREHAIAAENALHDLGAISIVNSDSMGMGRIAETVRRTWQLAHVQALANGGGGVEHPDNARVLRYLAKITLNPALAHGLAHEVGTVQAGRMADLVLWDPKWFGSKPELVIKSGFVAWGNTGSGSGSTRLTQPRSYKPYFGSLGAAPARLAKVFVAEAALNDRAARAALPSGLSYAPIRDSRGLTRADMLHNTATPRVVVPREPAPVLVDGVETGTPAATVVPLAQLHHFA
- a CDS encoding amidohydrolase is translated as MQLDLLVRNAHIRTLDPERPTAQALGVLNGVVVGLDEDVAGLPARRTLDAGGATVAPGFNDAHCHTAWFGLNLTQLDVSTARSVEDVYAAVAAHAEGLAPDAWVLGAGLDHNNCGGHWPHRDALDRAAGGRPVWIKHTSGHACVVNTPVLHAAGALEDGFRDPDGGVVSRDEHGRPDGLLEETAQSLAQRQVLPYPVETVADAVDAATRHYLTEGVTSFTEAGIGGGWIGQTPVELAAYQLARETGRLHTRAQLMAASDVLHPLTAHTDDDITLGLDLGMRTGFGDDTLSLGPVKIFLDGSLLGRTAAVTEPFCGCPHNEDRPTGYFQGDAGSMTDLVVAAHRSGWTVAAHAIGDRAVDLALDAFARAHKERPRPGVRHRIEHAGVVRPEQLARLAELGVVPVPQHNFLHTFGDAMAAALGPERTAWSYRMKSFTDLGLPVPGSSDRPVAPGAPLPAIQSMVVRLTETKVPYGPDEGVPVLAALRAWTEGSALATGFGGRKGRLAPGYLADLTVLDGDPVRTDPDRIGAIGVLATVVGGDPAHDPHKLTRTPARSGPPSAPATQAAPPQETP
- a CDS encoding MFS transporter; translated protein: MSTTTKPPVKDIRRLLFAAFSGTALEWYDYFLYGTAAALVFNKLFFTDMNAAAGTLASFGTFAVGFVARPIGAAIFGHVGDRYGRKVSLIITVVMMGATTGCIGLLPTYGTIGIWAPILLTVLRFVQGISVGGEWSGAMLLTLEHTPKEKHGSYSSVPQLGSPVGTLMSSGAFAVVGMLPDDAFYSWGWRLPFLAAFPLLGFALYLRVRIEESPVFRAMQEDAEREGPPPAPLIEAFRRTWGRMVVGVGVALLGVGGFFLMTTFIISYGTGELGIDKQTMLNATVVGALVEIVVIIAGGRLADRIGSWKVCAIGAAVTMVAAFPAFWLVDTKQTPLVYLGVALGIGALSIPYGPIGAVVASLFPEEFRYSAVAMSYNLAGVLGGFIPLIAASVTGAADGASWGAALLLVVVAACTVAGAVAAGTVLRRHGSLPSSDTLNAKVAA
- the ureA gene encoding urease subunit gamma: MHLTPREQERLQLFTVAELARRRRARGRRLSAPEAIALICDEILEAAWDGLSLDEVIETAERVLTVDDVLDGVADIVTTVQVEALFPSGTSLVAVDRPIGPASAEGPGAVRTAETPIEINVGRPRTTLTIRNTGDRVVYISSHYPLHEANQALELDREAARGLRLDIAAGTALAFEPGEKREVVVIPASRKTRTTQERA
- a CDS encoding PucR family transcriptional regulator is translated as MHNSEGQGRSGLPPTSPRIAELAGQCLDNVDDLIGDWLEMVGPLRTSYATQVPDVQFRDSAWQAFELLLRTVARLPVPPHITDVSRRVGEERARQGVPLDALLEAARLDFRVVWQALVNRARPEDMADLAGSAYHVWEAVERHVTGIMTAYQRTVLEMGRREEDERRMWFARLLETEGRNPTVVRDAGRALGLADDGRFLCAASSAAAGPGLHRAGLTLRGAGAAVQQQMVGGDAVLVVQLSGRITRPYVLDQLQDSPCGVAPQAAGLAAVPRATVLAVATAQVLPADTRSPRLLEDSWLDVLAHRAGDFGRDLAADVLGALRGPGVTRTEADRLLHTVRIHLSGSGSIADTADALYCHRNTVQHRFNRFHELTGRDLRRPADAALLAVALRVR